From the Lathyrus oleraceus cultivar Zhongwan6 chromosome 4, CAAS_Psat_ZW6_1.0, whole genome shotgun sequence genome, one window contains:
- the LOC127075959 gene encoding putative recombination initiation defects 3 isoform X1 — MKMKINKAADLSSISVFPPPHLYSRRPNNVSNGLQASQHRSQPSQQSFSQGLSSQQGIMSHFSQSSLDEAITVNDQRAGSQEHENSSRRFSSLPRPAFSKDESQPHNSRSSSNLLVKWNSVDNKNQLSEGLENRIGIMETSLSRFAMIMDSVQSDVMQVNKGTKEINLEMECIRQKLIAQDNSLQLMMRGQEELKASINESLKSVSEQMSHVTNIEKLQEVYMLVSAMPQLIEGSMRNLQNDLQKTTKEMQEISRSLKHTNQKDLAQSILSPKCVSKQFITPKLHQRSANEAKMNTPAIAASKVDTGGWMPVKRERVTFSDRITEKVQKQTQPHTEKTRGARDCAIVIESDEETDGKFSCVVKVNAVAAKGKGNNKPKITNEAIHVSQMEGAKLAAKDGQVALRRSARKRLPNQMMADYVCKGHKKKSHRKKGTFDV; from the exons ATGAAAATGAAGATCAACAAAGCCGCCGATCTCTCCTCAATCTCCGTCTTCCCTCCTCCTCACCTTTATTCAAG GAGGCCGAACAATGTATCGAACGGATTGCAAGCGTCGCAGCATCGATCACAACCGTCTCAGCAGTCGTTTTCTCAGGGACTTTCATCTCAGCAAGGGATTATGTCTCATTTCTCTCAAAGCTCGCTCGATGAAGCTATCACAGTAAATGATCAG AGAGCTGGTTCTCAAGAACACGAGAACTCTTCAAGGAGGTTTTCTAGTTTGCCTCGACCTGCTTTTTCGAAGGACGAGAGTCAGCCACACAACTCAAGATCTTCATCCAATCTTCTGGTCAAATGGAACTCTGTAGATAATAAAA ATCAGTTAAGTGAAGGACTCGAAAACCGAATTGGCATAATGGAAACCTCATTAAGCAGGTTTGCAATGATCATGGATTCTGTTCAAAGTGATGTAATGCAAGTAAACAAAGGAACAAAGGAAATTAATTTGGAGA TGGAGTGCATAAGACAGAAGTTGATTGCTCAGGATAACTCGCTTCAGTTAATG ATGAGAGGACAAGAAGAACTTAAAGCAAGCATTAATGAGAGCTTGAAATCTGTATCTGAACAAATGAGCCATGTTACAAACATAGAGAAGTTACAGGAAGTATATATGTTGGTTTCAGCCATGCCTCAGCTAATTGAAGGCTCTATGAGAAATTTGCAAAATGATCTCCAGAAAACTACCAAGGAAATGCAG GAAATCTCTCGCAGTTTAAAACATACTAACCAAAAGGATCTGGCACAGTCTATTCTGTCTCCAAAG TGTGTTAGCAAACAATTTATCACACCAAAACTGCATCAGCGCTCGGCTAA TGAAGCAAAGATGAACACTCCAGCTATTGCAGCTTCAAAAGTAGACACGGGAGGCTGGATGCCAGTAAAAAGAGAGAGAGTCACTTTTTCAGATAGAATAACAGAGAAGGTGCAAAAGCAAACTCAACCACACACTGAGAAG ACAAGAGGAGCAAGAGACTGTGCAATTGTCATTGAATCTGACGAGGAGACTGATGGAAAATTTTCCTGCGTGGTTAAAGTAAACGCAG TAGCAGCAAAGGGGAAAGGGAACAACAAACCAAAAATTACAAATGAGGCAATTCACGTCAGCCAAATGGAGGGAGCTAAGTTGGCTGCTAAAGATGGACAGGTAGCATTGAGGAGAAGTGCAAGGAAGAGACTCCCTAACCAAATGATGGCTGATTATGTCTGTAAAGGGCATAAGAAAAAGAGTCATAGAAAAAAGGGAACGTTTGATGTGTAA
- the LOC127075959 gene encoding putative recombination initiation defects 3 isoform X3 produces the protein MKMKINKAADLSSISVFPPPHLYSRRPNNVSNGLQASQHRSQPSQQSFSQGLSSQQGIMSHFSQSSLDEAITVNDQRAGSQEHENSSRRFSSLPRPAFSKDESQPHNSRSSSNLLVKWNSVDNKNQLSEGLENRIGIMETSLSRFAMIMDSVQSDVMQVNKGTKEINLEMECIRQKLIAQDNSLQLMMRGQEELKASINESLKSVSEQMSHVTNIEKLQEVYMLVSAMPQLIEGSMRNLQNDLQKTTKEMQEISRSLKHTNQKDLAQSILSPKCVSKQFITPKLHQRSANEAKMNTPAIAASKVDTGGWMPVKRERVTFSDRITEKVQKQTQPHTEKTRGARDCAIVIESDEETDGKFSCVVKVNADLFGNLSREEEEEAERILRNARRRKRRRNSMVTIL, from the exons ATGAAAATGAAGATCAACAAAGCCGCCGATCTCTCCTCAATCTCCGTCTTCCCTCCTCCTCACCTTTATTCAAG GAGGCCGAACAATGTATCGAACGGATTGCAAGCGTCGCAGCATCGATCACAACCGTCTCAGCAGTCGTTTTCTCAGGGACTTTCATCTCAGCAAGGGATTATGTCTCATTTCTCTCAAAGCTCGCTCGATGAAGCTATCACAGTAAATGATCAG AGAGCTGGTTCTCAAGAACACGAGAACTCTTCAAGGAGGTTTTCTAGTTTGCCTCGACCTGCTTTTTCGAAGGACGAGAGTCAGCCACACAACTCAAGATCTTCATCCAATCTTCTGGTCAAATGGAACTCTGTAGATAATAAAA ATCAGTTAAGTGAAGGACTCGAAAACCGAATTGGCATAATGGAAACCTCATTAAGCAGGTTTGCAATGATCATGGATTCTGTTCAAAGTGATGTAATGCAAGTAAACAAAGGAACAAAGGAAATTAATTTGGAGA TGGAGTGCATAAGACAGAAGTTGATTGCTCAGGATAACTCGCTTCAGTTAATG ATGAGAGGACAAGAAGAACTTAAAGCAAGCATTAATGAGAGCTTGAAATCTGTATCTGAACAAATGAGCCATGTTACAAACATAGAGAAGTTACAGGAAGTATATATGTTGGTTTCAGCCATGCCTCAGCTAATTGAAGGCTCTATGAGAAATTTGCAAAATGATCTCCAGAAAACTACCAAGGAAATGCAG GAAATCTCTCGCAGTTTAAAACATACTAACCAAAAGGATCTGGCACAGTCTATTCTGTCTCCAAAG TGTGTTAGCAAACAATTTATCACACCAAAACTGCATCAGCGCTCGGCTAA TGAAGCAAAGATGAACACTCCAGCTATTGCAGCTTCAAAAGTAGACACGGGAGGCTGGATGCCAGTAAAAAGAGAGAGAGTCACTTTTTCAGATAGAATAACAGAGAAGGTGCAAAAGCAAACTCAACCACACACTGAGAAG ACAAGAGGAGCAAGAGACTGTGCAATTGTCATTGAATCTGACGAGGAGACTGATGGAAAATTTTCCTGCGTGGTTAAAGTAAACGCAG ACTTGTTCGGAAATCTGAGCAgggaagaagaggaagaagccGAGCGAATTTTGAGGAATGCAAGGAGACGCAAGAGGAGGCGTAATTCTATGGTAACCATCCTTTGA
- the LOC127075958 gene encoding phosphoenolpyruvate carboxylase 2: MCITGNPRVTPEVTRDVCLLARMMAANLYFSQIEDLMFELSMWRCNDELRVKADELHRSSKRDAKYYIEHAPPTTK; encoded by the exons ATGTGTATTACAGGCAATCCAAGGGTAACCCCTGAAGTTACAAGGGATGTGTGTTTGCTGGCTCGAATGATGGCTGCTAATTTGTACTTCTCTCAAATAGAGGATCTCATGTTTGAG TTGTCTATGTGGCGTTGCAACGACGAGCTCCGTGTTAAGGCTGATGAGCTCCATAGATCCTCAAAGAGAGATGCAAAATATTATATTG AACATGCTCCGCCTACAACAAAGTGA
- the LOC127075959 gene encoding putative recombination initiation defects 3 isoform X2: MKMKINKAADLSSISVFPPPHLYSRRPNNVSNGLQASQHRSQPSQQSFSQGLSSQQGIMSHFSQSSLDEAITVNDQRAGSQEHENSSRRFSSLPRPAFSKDESQPHNSRSSSNLLVKWNSVDNKNQLSEGLENRIGIMETSLSRFAMIMDSVQSDVMQVNKGTKEINLEMECIRQKLIAQDNSLQLMMRGQEELKASINESLKSVSEQMSHVTNIEKLQEVYMLVSAMPQLIEGSMRNLQNDLQKTTKEMQEISRSLKHTNQKDLAQSILSPKCVSKQFITPKLHQRSANEAKMNTPAIAASKVDTGGWMPVKRERVTFSDRITEKVQKQTQPHTEKTRGARDCAIVIESDEETDGKFSCVVKVNAAAKGKGNNKPKITNEAIHVSQMEGAKLAAKDGQVALRRSARKRLPNQMMADYVCKGHKKKSHRKKGTFDV, translated from the exons ATGAAAATGAAGATCAACAAAGCCGCCGATCTCTCCTCAATCTCCGTCTTCCCTCCTCCTCACCTTTATTCAAG GAGGCCGAACAATGTATCGAACGGATTGCAAGCGTCGCAGCATCGATCACAACCGTCTCAGCAGTCGTTTTCTCAGGGACTTTCATCTCAGCAAGGGATTATGTCTCATTTCTCTCAAAGCTCGCTCGATGAAGCTATCACAGTAAATGATCAG AGAGCTGGTTCTCAAGAACACGAGAACTCTTCAAGGAGGTTTTCTAGTTTGCCTCGACCTGCTTTTTCGAAGGACGAGAGTCAGCCACACAACTCAAGATCTTCATCCAATCTTCTGGTCAAATGGAACTCTGTAGATAATAAAA ATCAGTTAAGTGAAGGACTCGAAAACCGAATTGGCATAATGGAAACCTCATTAAGCAGGTTTGCAATGATCATGGATTCTGTTCAAAGTGATGTAATGCAAGTAAACAAAGGAACAAAGGAAATTAATTTGGAGA TGGAGTGCATAAGACAGAAGTTGATTGCTCAGGATAACTCGCTTCAGTTAATG ATGAGAGGACAAGAAGAACTTAAAGCAAGCATTAATGAGAGCTTGAAATCTGTATCTGAACAAATGAGCCATGTTACAAACATAGAGAAGTTACAGGAAGTATATATGTTGGTTTCAGCCATGCCTCAGCTAATTGAAGGCTCTATGAGAAATTTGCAAAATGATCTCCAGAAAACTACCAAGGAAATGCAG GAAATCTCTCGCAGTTTAAAACATACTAACCAAAAGGATCTGGCACAGTCTATTCTGTCTCCAAAG TGTGTTAGCAAACAATTTATCACACCAAAACTGCATCAGCGCTCGGCTAA TGAAGCAAAGATGAACACTCCAGCTATTGCAGCTTCAAAAGTAGACACGGGAGGCTGGATGCCAGTAAAAAGAGAGAGAGTCACTTTTTCAGATAGAATAACAGAGAAGGTGCAAAAGCAAACTCAACCACACACTGAGAAG ACAAGAGGAGCAAGAGACTGTGCAATTGTCATTGAATCTGACGAGGAGACTGATGGAAAATTTTCCTGCGTGGTTAAAGTAAACGCAG CAGCAAAGGGGAAAGGGAACAACAAACCAAAAATTACAAATGAGGCAATTCACGTCAGCCAAATGGAGGGAGCTAAGTTGGCTGCTAAAGATGGACAGGTAGCATTGAGGAGAAGTGCAAGGAAGAGACTCCCTAACCAAATGATGGCTGATTATGTCTGTAAAGGGCATAAGAAAAAGAGTCATAGAAAAAAGGGAACGTTTGATGTGTAA